One stretch of Heterodontus francisci isolate sHetFra1 chromosome 22, sHetFra1.hap1, whole genome shotgun sequence DNA includes these proteins:
- the LOC137381516 gene encoding probable G-protein coupled receptor 139: protein MAEQCGITVRGKARNSELLRLVANHFSLESEEVETGGRQSNPSESMANMEDQNSGLGTRSLKLTQIIPNFNEEDVEVFFVSFKKLIYSSPRILFLLQYLDLDINGQECYAGRGQKFRFLPAFYEALTPQPVSFIIDRFPALNLFSLLSLTVNLLAIVILSRGKCGLSTCTTRYLVAMATADLLVIIIDVILYMISDYYFSESFLNITPVCSVMAALRFEATDCSVWFTVTFSFDRFVAICCQKLKTKYCTEKTAAVVLATSCILLCLQNIPFYFTFEPGEIIDNILWFCIDKPSYYTEPGWVGFDWFNTVLTPLLPFAFILLLNALTVRHILIANRVRKGLRGQSKGENRSDPEMESRRKSVILLFTISGSFILLWMMYVINFLYYSLTGTDPGDYSHSEYIFEKVGDMLQVLSCCTNTFIYGVTQSKFRDQFKNAVKYPVTSMIQLINKQNH, encoded by the exons atggctgagcagtgtgggatcactgtccgtggcaAGGCTCGGAATTCTGAACTCctgagactagtggccaaccatttttcccttgaatctgaagaagtagaaacagg ggggcgacagagtaaccctagtgaaagcatggccaatatggaggatcagaattcaggactgggtacaagatcGCTAAAACTCACCCAAATAATTCCaaacttcaatgaggaagatgtggaagtgttttttgtgtccttcaagaaactg atttacagcagtcccAGGATTTTGTTTTTGCTCCAATACTTAGACCTGGATATTAATGGGCAGGAGTGTTATGCAGGCAGGGGGCAGAAGTTCAGGTTTCTCCCAGCATTCTATGAGGCTTTAACTCCACAGCCGGTGTCTTTTATCAttgacaggttccccgccctgaa tctcttttcccttctctctcttacagttaatttactggcgattgtgatcctgtcccggggaaaatgcggactctccacctgcaccactcgctacctggtggccatggcaacggcagatctattGGTAATTATCATTGACGTCATACTGTATATGATCAGTGATTATTATTTCTCagaatctttcctgaacatcacccctgtgtgtagtgttatggcTGCCCTCCGTTTTGAagctacagactgttctgtctggttcactgtcactttctcctttgatcgatttgtggccatttgttgccagaagctgaaaactaaatattgcaccgagaaaactgcggctgtggttctagcaacatcctgcattctgctctgtttacaaAACATCCCCTTTTACTTTAcatttgaacctggagagataattgacaatatACTGTGGTTCTGTATTGacaagccaagctattatactgaacctggatgggtgggatttgactggtttaatacagttttaaccccattgctcccatttgctttcattctgttgctcaacgctctgacagtcagacacattttaattgccaatcgagtccgtaagggactgaggggacagagcaagggagagaatcgcagtgacccagagatggagagcagaaggaagtctgtgattttactcttcaccatatccggcagcttcatacttctgtggatgATGTATGTTATAAATTTCTTATATTATAGCCTTACAGGAACAGATCCAGGGGATTACAgccattctgaatatatatttgaaAAAGTCGGAGATATGCTGCaggttttaagttgctgcacaaacacatttatttatggggtgactcagtccaagttcagagatcaGTTCAAGaatgcggtgaaatatccagttacttcaatgattcaattaattaataaacaaaaccactga